cctctctataacagcttTTTACCTATAAAAGCAATATTAATCTTTAAGCAGTATGTTCTTTGTAAAATTACCCCTCTATAATAGCCATGTAGAATCTCTAAGATCAACAATAATAAGTTTAAAGATTTTGATCTCAACTTACTACTACTTGGACTGAGATAGAAGATTCAACTGCTAAGTTCTTAGATTGCCTTCAAGGGAAAGCTATCAGATACCTTTTTGTTAAAAGTTTGGACATAAATCTTCGTCAATTCAAGTGTTATATCGCTAGTAAAAGACTGAAATCTACGAAACAAGCTACAATTGCAAAGCTCTTCCATTAATCTTGAACGAATTTACAATTTAAATGATTTTTGTAGGATCATATAAATTGATTCATAACAATAGGTAATTCTTTATATTAAGTTTAACTAACATAAATAGCATTGATAGTGCAAAAATCTTACATTATTAGTATTGATAATGTAAAAATTCTTACATTATTAGCACTATAGTATAAAATTTCTTATACTATTAGCATATATAACTAAAACTCAATAAAGAATACTATGTGCTGGCGGCTGAATCTCCCACAAACGAATGTATAGTCAGATAAACACGCGCAGCGGCTGTAGAAAGATCTGAAAAACTCAATAAAGAATACTATCGGCAGACAAAATACATGTTCCTAATTTGACCAATTTCTACCCATGCTttgaaaagaataagaaaaatagcAAATGATACGCCGGCTTTTAGCCATCTCCCTAACTTCAAACCAAATTAAATACCTAAGTTATTTAAAAAGACTCCAACTTTTCATTATTCAACATGCCCATCCCTTCATACTCTACTACTAAATTCTTTATACTTGTGTTTCCTCTCCATCATTAATCCCACTGTATAATAATTGATTCATTTCTCTTGTACCCTTTAATCATGTTTCTCTATTTGTTAGCAATCATCCCTCTGTATTTCCTTCTAAAGTTTGCATCAAAAACCTCTCTACTTCACATCCTCAAGAAATGGTTGAGGTTATTAGAAGATAAATGCTATGTGTACCGGTACTACAAGGTCCCTCGATTCAACCACAACATGCAGGAAAACCAACTCTATCGACACATTAGCACGTACCTGAATTCTTTACCCTGTCTTGAAGATTCTAATTTCACCAACCTTTTCTCGGGAAACAAATCCAATGAAATCAACCTCGTTCTCGACGACTCGAATCAGAACATCGTAGTAGACAATTTCCTCGGCGCCAGAGTTTGTTGGATCAACGAAAAGGATGACAAAACCGGTCTGAATTCATTTGTTCTCAAGATAAGGAAGAAGGATAAACGTCGAATCCTACGTCCTTATCTTCAACACATTCACACGAAATTTGATGAAATCGAGCAGAGGAGAAACAAAGTGAGATTATTCATCAACATAAACGATGAGTTGGACAAAAACAGACGGTGGATATCAGTGCCTTTTACTCATCCGGCAACATTTGACACGGTCGTAATGGAACAGGATCTCAAGAACAAAGTCAAAGCCGCTTTGGACACGTTCCTAAAGTCAAAACAGCATTATACTCGTGTAGGTAGAATTTGGAAACGGAATTATTTACTGTACGGACCTTCTGGTACAGGAAAATCAACATTCATTGCTGCAATGGCAAATTTCCTAAGCTACGACGTGTACGAGATTAATTTATCAAAAGTATCTAACAATTCGGATCTGAAGTTACTTCTGTTACAGACCAGGAACAAGTCGTTGATTGTCATCGAAGATCTCGACATTTACCTATCAGCGGCTCTGAGTTCGTCTGCAATTCTAAATTTCATGGACGGAATATTTTCGTGTTGTGGGGACGAGCGAGTTATGATATTCACGATGAACAACAAAGATCAGATTGATCAGACGATTCTAAGGCCTGGAAGAATTGATTTTCACATACATTTTCCTTTATGTGATTTCAATACTTTTAAAAGTCTAGCTACTAGTCATTTGGGTTTGAAAGATCACAAGCTTTTCCCACAAGTAGAGGAGATTTTCCAAACCGGGTCGGTTTTGAGTCCAGCTGAGATCAGTGAAATCATGATTTCGAACCGAAGTTCGCCGAGTTGGGCGTTGAAGTTGGTGATTTCAGCTCATCAGAGTAATAGTAAGCTCGTCCCGTCCAGAACATCTGATAAAATTAAAACGATACTACAGAGTAATATTGAGGCCGACGTGGCAACTAAGCCTCCACTATGGTTGAGCAAATCTAGATCGGTTCGACCCGTGGAGGAATCGGGTGTGTTTCCGCAAGGTTTAAGCAAATCTCAATCGGTTCGACCCGTGAATGAATTGGTTGATTCGAGTACATTTGGCAAGGAAAGTGTGAACGAGCTTAGAAAGTTCTATGGACTTATAAGGATAAGGAGTAGTAggaaaaaatctcttgatttggaTACCACAGAAAAAGAAAATCCTCGGCATAGTAGTTAGAAAGAACATGTATTTGTTTGTTCAAATAGGTGACATGAATTTTACGTTTGGGACTCCAACAATTATTGGACCCTTTGTTAGATAATCGTTAGTTTCTTTAGTGTTTCAATAGTGAAAGTAAATTTAGAGTGACGTTCACATGAGTTGATGTATATAGGATTCATTATTATCCTATTATTTGATTCAAGATTGGAAACTTATTGATGGCTCTATCTCATGATGTTATCTCCTTTTTACTAAGCGAGTGAACTTAATCACCTTTTTGAAGCAATAAATTAATACTTCAATAATAATGTTAATTCATTTATTTTGCATCACTTAATATGCATAAGAAGTAAAAGTCTAGCCCTCCTGATCCAATATATAGACTTTCGGAGCCCTTTATTTAGTAATTTGAGAAGGTACACGTCAAGAATATAATTTAGCATTGACAAATTAAACTAGCTGAGTTGTTAGCATCTTTAACTATTACTCTGAATACGTAAGTCAAATTTGAGAATGGAATCGTATCAACGATAAAGTTATTTCCGTGTAGGTCACAAGTTCAAGCCGTGAAAACAGTCATTAATACTCGTATTAAGGTAAACTGTTTACATTGCATCCCTTAGGGTACGACTCTTCCTTGGACCCTACGTAAACTCGGAATGCTTTGTGCACCAGGCTGTACTAAGTCAAATTTGACTCACTACATTTACTTATTTAGATAGAGATGGAGCAGTCAAAGCCATTGGCTGCAAGGAACTTCAAATCAGTCATCTTGGGATAGTTAATTATATTAGTCATATAATTCAAAGTTTAGAAATTTTCTTCCAGTAAGCAGCTCCTTCGAAGTCTGAACATTTCATGCCCAGATCACTTtgacaacaaaaagaaaaaggagaaaaagaaaaggaaataggaTATAAGATAGAGACCCCATAACGTAGatggtttttttattttattttatttttatttttaataaagggAGTTCCGTGGTTATTTCTTTTTCCAATTCACTATTAGGAAGCTGTCTTAGGTCACACTACATATCAGCAACCTTTATTGATTATCAATTGCGATAAGGTATAGGTAACTGGACGGAGAAAAGAATCATACCCATAAATAAAAATCGTGGACTATGTGGGGTGACAAGGCCAATGTGTATAGGATTTTTCTACTCGTGTTTAGTCAAATTCTAATATAGTTTAATatatcgtcccacagagattgAAAAATCTATGCTACAAACTAGTAATATTTTAGCTATTATTTGAGAGAACCAAATTGATGAAAAGAGTAGGATTTTGAATTTGTAAATTAGTTAAACAAAAACAACTTctgaaaaatttatatttaaaaagtatTGGGAATCGTTGAATTTACTTGATAATATATTACAAGAAAATCTCaatttttacatgtatttctCTGAGGAATAATTgcttattgctaatacaattgtatttagCTCACTAAGAAGTAATCAATTAATAGCACTCTGTGAGGTTATGTAATTAATTGAGTTAAAACTAGTGACGATTGGACCgaaatatttttcttgcttgaattgtgctAAGAAGTAGTAAAAATTttgtgagaatatttttactatGAAATCAATAATCTTGCGTACAACaattcctccgtgagaattaaaacAGAGGCAAGCAAGATTACGAACTTAGAATAATAGTTTACTAAATATTACTCTCACTCTACTATTTTATTCATtggttattatatattaattttgcttcgtgagaattacaaaatcaatataataataacttagagataaaaatatgtagaagtaATAATAATGATTAATTAAAACTATTATTACGGTACAGTACAAAGTATAAAAAGAATGTTTTAAGCCAAGGATGTATTAAACCGAGAtagtattataatatatatatatcaagcttcctcaactatcccaacaaaaagACACTACTCCATTATCGAGTATTTGAAAAAGAAAGGACTTCTATAATATGGCCTATATTGCCAATACTACTAGGAAATCAGGAAATTATAAGAAGTAgtgaaagaaaaacaagaaagattAAGAGAACAAAGCTTTAGAAAATAAAGTCGCTCTTTTAATCCTTATTCCTCAATGCTTACTACACAGAGAATTGTCTTCTATTTATAGATGTGCATTTCTTCTTGAAATGTTGTGATCTCAAGTGACGAAGATGCATCTTGAGGAGAATATATCTTGAGGAAGATGTATCTCGAGGAAGATATGTCTTGAAGAAGATGCGTCGTGACCTTCTTGCATTGTGGAGTGGATATGTTACGACTTTcttgtttctttcattttcttgctttattAATAACATTCTTATCTCCTGCAATACATTGTTAAAAAATACAGAGAACCGGAATATTATATAAatactttatttaaaataatatatttttaagtatataatatatgaatattttTATATTCATCAAACTCCCCCATACTtgaaccattgctcgtcctcgaggagAATTATTTTATTAGTAATTATTGTTTCTTGTAGACTagaaaagtaagaaaataaaaattcacataaTATTCAAAACCTATAAGTTTTTCAAGTCACCAAATCTTTACCTTGTTTCTACTTCTGCTTTTGTTTGACAAAAAATTTCATCTCC
Above is a window of Nicotiana tabacum cultivar K326 chromosome 8, ASM71507v2, whole genome shotgun sequence DNA encoding:
- the LOC107803712 gene encoding AAA-ATPase At2g46620-like codes for the protein MFLYLLAIIPLYFLLKFASKTSLLHILKKWLRLLEDKCYVYRYYKVPRFNHNMQENQLYRHISTYLNSLPCLEDSNFTNLFSGNKSNEINLVLDDSNQNIVVDNFLGARVCWINEKDDKTGLNSFVLKIRKKDKRRILRPYLQHIHTKFDEIEQRRNKVRLFININDELDKNRRWISVPFTHPATFDTVVMEQDLKNKVKAALDTFLKSKQHYTRVGRIWKRNYLLYGPSGTGKSTFIAAMANFLSYDVYEINLSKVSNNSDLKLLLLQTRNKSLIVIEDLDIYLSAALSSSAILNFMDGIFSCCGDERVMIFTMNNKDQIDQTILRPGRIDFHIHFPLCDFNTFKSLATSHLGLKDHKLFPQVEEIFQTGSVLSPAEISEIMISNRSSPSWALKLVISAHQSNSKLVPSRTSDKIKTILQSNIEADVATKPPLWLSKSRSVRPVEESGVFPQGLSKSQSVRPVNELVDSSTFGKESVNELRKFYGLIRIRSSRKKSLDLDTTEKENPRHSS